One genomic segment of Mytilus galloprovincialis chromosome 5, xbMytGall1.hap1.1, whole genome shotgun sequence includes these proteins:
- the LOC143076055 gene encoding synergin gamma-like isoform X3: MGDNRNTRMPMNHPTGNFGMQQFPQQQYVQQGMVRYPIMQNTGHMMQSHGQMQSHGQMQPHGQMQSHGQMQPHGQMQPHGQMQHAQRAPNMMFPGQMGMRGPGMAPPPYRPTALGQQYRANNPPRQPMSPESMKKMEKEKFYLEQKQKLKQFHTQSVDANKLIENMFGKTEKQKVKQNIPAPEEDFSDSFGDFIGGPSASMPTQPEPVQPPKEEVLITDDQPTVETNGNQSPRGVNQQQKVEKKVDINTMMMECSDLTAPVKAKTFHKPTLKEVNPSHHGHTATQHESKQAKQWKQMKMEDLGDMFVVEGPAMIPEETTPDKTTPDRKDLGLPHWCKDESKIPELYKHVLEASVVEDLIQTDRLYPILILSGLPKEVLGQIWSMCNKMTPGQLIKEELYLILGFIFLAQNQQPLSIELLHRIPHAPSPFLAPPQHSSQPNQFSPAPALLNNQPTTSQTSNAQPCQPAVMPSGVNPVISQIPPISTVTSSGQTTVGMTTSGSQGQITPIPSLPGPLAGPNTDSWHSHNIGAPVSQGAAVNQTTSGSNLSMGEDDDFADFQEAPKITNEIAKVKITKPIAAKEKKVKPVSAKEDKKDYLYSVPLPDDDLPEHQLSTEQHYSNVSNFFGSDDSSGASTPNSMDDDFDDFKSAGRPSDSSQFTSSEQSENEDFKVLESYLDDFSNKKKDIEKQESPLHRPISKTTNLPPTAYSNNVNPIPAIKSLWPKPDDKKKATATPKAVTLTKTSTFSPPSSDSEFADFQQAPQVVPKDDNLSASKSATDLIGDEDKYAAFRSLETIDTSGPSIFGTEQDDEGNEAEDEGEWADFQSTETIVAGDQSLSDNLFDSAANSDSNNDWSGFNGAAGVQQEGDLINDPAVNITANDDWSNFSTANQKSEGDDWADFQGPSKNSGDSTLTVTSSMDETPAPIISVSQSDLVTVKKKNLQHNEILGLFKPRDDPSVLTSYKLPDISQDDSEGTAKQDKSGYLETSIDHPAPFQQNFPTAKVDNNPPQNIPKLSVDDDDDLFRVPPPMDEGVDDEDEYGDFSRGYDIDDVTHTPPQNTQEKKKIYSMYGMEFTTQSKSSKEKTHKKTDSDSSNQFNFATDSLQFDTKLNKGLKQEDTNSVSSLELPFSKNILNVKDSDSVSISSNEFAADFPQVKSLPDSKSIDSLDLKISEPKSGESKSADSSDMEEKSENDEQKEETDAEKVTEEITSKQDVTGFGGPTTKPVPLFGDRYSGILEDITGSDKYAYEWQRCLENCYKNIKEANNIFNSISSSGVCNEVIRSDQGTEYVQGIVEIYRIVCRITVAMKSAALSTDKLGQVLKDVDLVWNNLAAFLVGGNIMPDDNALSFKNCLLKSDDAASQMRSCGVCLLDVDVKSKDFNTEEEASKLTYGGRQYHATCANFWVNCVDSMLPALKLPELL; this comes from the exons GAATACAAGAATGCCTATGAACCATCCTACAG GTAACTTTGGAATGCAACAGTTTCCACAACAACAATATGTTCAGCAAGGAATGGTTAGATATCCCATCATGCAGAATACAGGTCACATGATGCAGTCACATGGTCAGATGCAGTCACATGGTCAGATGCAACCACATGGTCAGATGCAGTCACATGGACAGATGCAACCACATGGACAGATGCAACCACATGGTCAGATGCAACATGCTCAGAGAGCTCCAAACATGATGTTTCCTGGACAG ATGGGGATGAGAGGACCTGGTATGGCCCCACCTCCTTACAGACCAACAGCTTTAGGGCAGCAATACAGAGCAAA TAATCCTCCAAGACAACCCATGTCACCAGAGAGTATGAAGAAAATGGAGAAGGAAAAGTTTTATTTAGAACAAAAACAGAAGCTGAAGCAGTTCCATACACAGTCTGTTGATGCTaacaaattgatagaaaacatGTTTGGTAAAACAGAGAAACAAAAAGTCAAACAGAACATTCCAG cTCCTGAAGAAGATTTTAGTGACAGTTTTGGTGATTTTATTGGTGGACCATCTGCAAGTATGCCTACTCAACCAGAACCAGTTCAACCTCCAAAGGAAGAAGTTTTAATTACTGATGACCAGCCCACAGTGGAAACAAATGGAAACCAGTCACCAAGGGGAGTTAATCAGCAACAAAAGGTTGAAAAGAAAG TTGATATAAATACAATGATGATGGAATGTTCTGATCTGACGGCCCCTGTCAAGGCTAAAACTTTCCACAAACCAACTCTGAAGGAAGTTAATCCATCACACCATGGTCATACAGCAACACAACATGAAAGTAAACAGGCTAAACAGTGGAAACAGATGAAAATGGAAGATTTAGGAGATATGTTTGTTGTGGAAG GACCAGCAATGATACCAGAAGAGACAACACCCGATAAAACAACACCTGATAGGAAAGATTTAGGACTACCCCACTGGTGTAAAGATGAGTCAAAGATACCTGAGCTATATAAACATGTACTGGAGGCCAGCGTTGT AGAAGATTTGATACAGACAGACCGTTTATATCCTATTCTTATACTGAGTGGTCTACCTAAGGAGGTTCTAGGTCAGATCTGGTCAATGTGTAATAAAATGACCCCTGGTCAACTGATCAAAGAAGAATTGTATCTAATCCTGGGATTTATTTTTCTGGCACAG aatcAGCAACCACTTAGTATTGAGTTACTGCATAGGATACCTCATGCTCCCAGTCCATTCTTAGCCCCACCTCAGCATTCTAGTCAACCCAACCAATTCAGTCCAGCTCCTGCTCTACTAAATAATCAACCTACCACCAGTCAGACTTCAAATGCTCAACCATGCCAGCCAGCAGTGATGCCATCAGGTGTAAATCCAGTAATCAGTCAGATACCACCAATATCAACAGTAACTTCATCTGGGCAGACGACAGTTGGCATGACAACTAGTGGTAGTCAGGGGCAGATAACTCCTATTCCTAGTCTACCAGGACCTTTAGCTGGTCCCAACACAGATAGTTGGCATTCACATAATATTGGGGCACCAGTAAGCCAGGGAGCTGCTGTTAATCAGACAACAAGTGGTAGTAATCTCAGCATGGGTGAGGATGATGACTTTGCTGATTTTCAAGAGGCTCCAAAAATAACAAATG aaattgCTAAAGTGAAAATTACCAAACCAATTGCAGCCAAAGAAAAGAAAGTGAAACCTGTGTCTGCTAAAGAAGACAAGAAGGA TTACCTTTATTCTGTACCACTGCCAGATGATGACCTTCCTGAGCACCAGCTCTCTACAGAACAACATTACTCTAATGTCAGCAACTTCTTTGGAAGTGATGATTCCTCAG GGGCCTCAACACCAAACAGTATGGATGATGATTTTGACGATTTTAAATCTGCAGGCAGACCAAGTGACAGTAGTCAATTTACATCATCAGAACAATCAGAGAATGAAGACTTCAAAGTTTTAGAGTCTTACCTGGACGATTTCAGTAATAAAAAGAAGGATATTGAAAAACAGGAGAGTCCATTACATAGGCCGAtatcaaaaacaacaaatttaccACCAACAGCATATAGCAACAATGTTAACCCTATACCAGCTATCAAAAGTCTTTGGCCAAAGCCAGACGACAAGAAAAAAGCAACAGCTACGCCAAAGGCTGTTACGTTAACTAAAACTTCTACATTTTCGCCCCCATCATCAGATTCTGAGTTTGCTGACTTTCAACAGGCTCCCCAGGTTGTTCCCAAGGATGATAATTTGTCGGCATCTAAAAGTGCTACTGACCTCATTGGAGACGAGGACAAGTATGCAGCATTTAGGTCTTTAGAAACAATTGATACATCAGGTCCATCTATTTTTGGTACTGAGCAGGATGATGAAGGCAATGAGGCTGAGGATGAAGGAGAATGGGCAGATTTTCAAAGTACAGAAACAATTGTTGCAGGTGATCAGAGTTTGTCAGATAATTTGTTTGATTCTGCAGCAAATTCAGACTCAAATAATGATTGGTCCGGTTTCAATGGTGCAGCAGGTGTTCAACAGGAAGGAGATTTGATAAATGATCCAGCAGTGAATATAACAGCCAATGATGATTGGTCAAATTTCTCAACAGCAAATCAGAAAAGTGAAGGTGATGATTGGGCAGATTTTCAAGGGCCTTCTAAAAATAGTGGTGACAGTACATTAACAGTGACTTCATCCATGGATGAAACACCTGCTCCAATAATTTCTGTAAGTCAGTCAGACTTGGTCACTGTGAAAAAGAAGAATTTACAACATAATGAAATATTGGGACTTTTTAAACCCAGAGATGACCCATCTGTTTTGACTTCATATAAACTACCAGACATATCTCAAGATGATAGTGAAGGCACAGCTAAACAGGACAAATCAGGATATCTTGAAACATCCATAGACCACCCAGCACCTTTTCAACAAAACTTTCCCACTGCAAAGGTAGACAATAACCCACCACAAAACATTCCAAAACTATCcgttgatgatgatgatgaccttTTCAGAGTTCCACCACCAATGGATGAAGGTGTAGACGATGAAGATGAATACGGTGATTTTAGTCGAGGATATGACATTGATGATGTTACACACACACCTCCCCAAAATAcacaagaaaagaagaaaatttaCTCCATGTACGGCATGGAATTCACAACACAGTCTAAATCTTCAAAGGAGAAAACTCACAAAAAAACAGATTCTGATTCCTCAAATCAGTTTAATTTCGCCACTGACAGTTTACAATTTGACACTAAATTAAACAAAGGACTTAAACAAGAGGATACAAATTCTGTTTCGAGTTTAGAACTGCCGTTTTCTAAAAACATTCTGAATGTGAAGGACAGTGACTCAGTGTCTATTTCCAGCAATGAATTTGCTGCAGATTTCCCTCAAGTAAAGAGTTTACCAGACTCCAAATCTATTGACAGTTTAGATTTGAAGATTTCTGAACCAAAGTCTGGTGAAAGTAAATCTGCAGACAGTTCTGACATGGAGGAGAAATCAGAAAATGATGAACAGAAAGAAGAAACGGATGCAGAAAAAGTTACAGAAGAAATAACAAGCAAACAAG atgtAACTGGTTTTGGAGGACCTACCACTAAGCCTGTTCCATTGTTTGGGGACAGATACAGTGGAATCTTAGAGGACATAACA GGTTCTGACAAGTATGCATATGAATGGCAGAGGTGTTTAGAGAAttgttacaaaaatattaaagagGCTAATAACATATTTAACTCTATCAGCAGTTCTGGTGTTTGTAATGAGGTCATAAGGTCAGATCAAGGAACAGAATATGTACAAG GTATAGTGGAAATATACAGGATTGTTTGTAGAATAACAGTGGCCATGAAGTCAGCAG CTTTAAGTACAGACAAGCTAGGTCAGGTATTGAAGGATGTTGACCTTGTGTGGAACAACCTTGCTGCCTTTTTAGTAGGGGGTAATATTATG CCTGATGACAATGCGTTAAGTTTTAAGAACTGCCTTCTGAAGTCTGATGACGCTGCATCCCAGATGAGATCGTGTGGTGTATGTCTGTTAGATGTAGATGTCAAGAGTAAAGATTTTAACACAGAGGAGGAAGCTTCCAAGTTGACATATGGGGGGAGACAGTATCATGCTACATGTGCTAACTTTTGGGTGAACTGTGTCGATTCAATGTTACCTGCCCTGAAATTACCAGAATTGTTATGA
- the LOC143076055 gene encoding synergin gamma-like isoform X2 — MGDNRNTRMPMNHPTGNFGMQQFPQQQYVQQGMVRYPIMQNTGHMMQSHGQMQSHGQMQPHGQMQSHGQMQPHGQMQPHGQMQHAQRAPNMMFPGQMGMRGPGMAPPPYRPTALGQQYRANNPPRQPMSPESMKKMEKEKFYLEQKQKLKQFHTQSVDANKLIENMFGKTEKQKVKQNIPAPEEDFSDSFGDFIGGPSASMPTQPEPVQPPKEEVLITDDQPTVETNGNQSPRGVNQQQKVEKKVDINTMMMECSDLTAPVKAKTFHKPTLKEVNPSHHGHTATQHESKQAKQWKQMKMEDLGDMFVVEGPAMIPEETTPDKTTPDRKDLGLPHWCKDESKIPELYKHVLEASVVEDLIQTDRLYPILILSGLPKEVLGQIWSMCNKMTPGQLIKEELYLILGFIFLAQNQQPLSIELLHRIPHAPSPFLAPPQHSSQPNQFSPAPALLNNQPTTSQTSNAQPCQPAVMPSGVNPVISQIPPISTVTSSGQTTVGMTTSGSQGQITPIPSLPGPLAGPNTDSWHSHNIGAPVSQGAAVNQTTSGSNLSMGEDDDFADFQEAPKITNEIAKVKITKPIAAKEKKVKPVSAKEDKKDYLYSVPLPDDDLPEHQLSTEQHYSNVSNFFGSDDSSVSAVPKKVLSHTKGASTPNSMDDDFDDFKSAGRPSDSSQFTSSEQSENEDFKVLESYLDDFSNKKKDIEKQESPLHRPISKTTNLPPTAYSNNVNPIPAIKSLWPKPDDKKKATATPKAVTLTKTSTFSPPSSDSEFADFQQAPQVVPKDDNLSASKSATDLIGDEDKYAAFRSLETIDTSGPSIFGTEQDDEGNEAEDEGEWADFQSTETIVAGDQSLSDNLFDSAANSDSNNDWSGFNGAAGVQQEGDLINDPAVNITANDDWSNFSTANQKSEGDDWADFQGPSKNSGDSTLTVTSSMDETPAPIISVSQSDLVTVKKKNLQHNEILGLFKPRDDPSVLTSYKLPDISQDDSEGTAKQDKSGYLETSIDHPAPFQQNFPTAKVDNNPPQNIPKLSVDDDDDLFRVPPPMDEGVDDEDEYGDFSRGYDIDDVTHTPPQNTQEKKKIYSMYGMEFTTQSKSSKEKTHKKTDSDSSNQFNFATDSLQFDTKLNKGLKQEDTNSVSSLELPFSKNILNVKDSDSVSISSNEFAADFPQVKSLPDSKSIDSLDLKISEPKSGESKSADSSDMEEKSENDEQKEETDAEKVTEEITSKQDVTGFGGPTTKPVPLFGDRYSGILEDITGSDKYAYEWQRCLENCYKNIKEANNIFNSISSSGVCNEVIRSDQGTEYVQGIVEIYRIVCRITVAMKSAALSTDKLGQVLKDVDLVWNNLAAFLVGGNIMPDDNALSFKNCLLKSDDAASQMRSCGVCLLDVDVKSKDFNTEEEASKLTYGGRQYHATCANFWVNCVDSMLPALKLPELL, encoded by the exons GAATACAAGAATGCCTATGAACCATCCTACAG GTAACTTTGGAATGCAACAGTTTCCACAACAACAATATGTTCAGCAAGGAATGGTTAGATATCCCATCATGCAGAATACAGGTCACATGATGCAGTCACATGGTCAGATGCAGTCACATGGTCAGATGCAACCACATGGTCAGATGCAGTCACATGGACAGATGCAACCACATGGACAGATGCAACCACATGGTCAGATGCAACATGCTCAGAGAGCTCCAAACATGATGTTTCCTGGACAG ATGGGGATGAGAGGACCTGGTATGGCCCCACCTCCTTACAGACCAACAGCTTTAGGGCAGCAATACAGAGCAAA TAATCCTCCAAGACAACCCATGTCACCAGAGAGTATGAAGAAAATGGAGAAGGAAAAGTTTTATTTAGAACAAAAACAGAAGCTGAAGCAGTTCCATACACAGTCTGTTGATGCTaacaaattgatagaaaacatGTTTGGTAAAACAGAGAAACAAAAAGTCAAACAGAACATTCCAG cTCCTGAAGAAGATTTTAGTGACAGTTTTGGTGATTTTATTGGTGGACCATCTGCAAGTATGCCTACTCAACCAGAACCAGTTCAACCTCCAAAGGAAGAAGTTTTAATTACTGATGACCAGCCCACAGTGGAAACAAATGGAAACCAGTCACCAAGGGGAGTTAATCAGCAACAAAAGGTTGAAAAGAAAG TTGATATAAATACAATGATGATGGAATGTTCTGATCTGACGGCCCCTGTCAAGGCTAAAACTTTCCACAAACCAACTCTGAAGGAAGTTAATCCATCACACCATGGTCATACAGCAACACAACATGAAAGTAAACAGGCTAAACAGTGGAAACAGATGAAAATGGAAGATTTAGGAGATATGTTTGTTGTGGAAG GACCAGCAATGATACCAGAAGAGACAACACCCGATAAAACAACACCTGATAGGAAAGATTTAGGACTACCCCACTGGTGTAAAGATGAGTCAAAGATACCTGAGCTATATAAACATGTACTGGAGGCCAGCGTTGT AGAAGATTTGATACAGACAGACCGTTTATATCCTATTCTTATACTGAGTGGTCTACCTAAGGAGGTTCTAGGTCAGATCTGGTCAATGTGTAATAAAATGACCCCTGGTCAACTGATCAAAGAAGAATTGTATCTAATCCTGGGATTTATTTTTCTGGCACAG aatcAGCAACCACTTAGTATTGAGTTACTGCATAGGATACCTCATGCTCCCAGTCCATTCTTAGCCCCACCTCAGCATTCTAGTCAACCCAACCAATTCAGTCCAGCTCCTGCTCTACTAAATAATCAACCTACCACCAGTCAGACTTCAAATGCTCAACCATGCCAGCCAGCAGTGATGCCATCAGGTGTAAATCCAGTAATCAGTCAGATACCACCAATATCAACAGTAACTTCATCTGGGCAGACGACAGTTGGCATGACAACTAGTGGTAGTCAGGGGCAGATAACTCCTATTCCTAGTCTACCAGGACCTTTAGCTGGTCCCAACACAGATAGTTGGCATTCACATAATATTGGGGCACCAGTAAGCCAGGGAGCTGCTGTTAATCAGACAACAAGTGGTAGTAATCTCAGCATGGGTGAGGATGATGACTTTGCTGATTTTCAAGAGGCTCCAAAAATAACAAATG aaattgCTAAAGTGAAAATTACCAAACCAATTGCAGCCAAAGAAAAGAAAGTGAAACCTGTGTCTGCTAAAGAAGACAAGAAGGA TTACCTTTATTCTGTACCACTGCCAGATGATGACCTTCCTGAGCACCAGCTCTCTACAGAACAACATTACTCTAATGTCAGCAACTTCTTTGGAAGTGATGATTCCTCAG TTTCAGCAGTTCCCAAGAAAGTCCTAAGCCATACTAAAG GGGCCTCAACACCAAACAGTATGGATGATGATTTTGACGATTTTAAATCTGCAGGCAGACCAAGTGACAGTAGTCAATTTACATCATCAGAACAATCAGAGAATGAAGACTTCAAAGTTTTAGAGTCTTACCTGGACGATTTCAGTAATAAAAAGAAGGATATTGAAAAACAGGAGAGTCCATTACATAGGCCGAtatcaaaaacaacaaatttaccACCAACAGCATATAGCAACAATGTTAACCCTATACCAGCTATCAAAAGTCTTTGGCCAAAGCCAGACGACAAGAAAAAAGCAACAGCTACGCCAAAGGCTGTTACGTTAACTAAAACTTCTACATTTTCGCCCCCATCATCAGATTCTGAGTTTGCTGACTTTCAACAGGCTCCCCAGGTTGTTCCCAAGGATGATAATTTGTCGGCATCTAAAAGTGCTACTGACCTCATTGGAGACGAGGACAAGTATGCAGCATTTAGGTCTTTAGAAACAATTGATACATCAGGTCCATCTATTTTTGGTACTGAGCAGGATGATGAAGGCAATGAGGCTGAGGATGAAGGAGAATGGGCAGATTTTCAAAGTACAGAAACAATTGTTGCAGGTGATCAGAGTTTGTCAGATAATTTGTTTGATTCTGCAGCAAATTCAGACTCAAATAATGATTGGTCCGGTTTCAATGGTGCAGCAGGTGTTCAACAGGAAGGAGATTTGATAAATGATCCAGCAGTGAATATAACAGCCAATGATGATTGGTCAAATTTCTCAACAGCAAATCAGAAAAGTGAAGGTGATGATTGGGCAGATTTTCAAGGGCCTTCTAAAAATAGTGGTGACAGTACATTAACAGTGACTTCATCCATGGATGAAACACCTGCTCCAATAATTTCTGTAAGTCAGTCAGACTTGGTCACTGTGAAAAAGAAGAATTTACAACATAATGAAATATTGGGACTTTTTAAACCCAGAGATGACCCATCTGTTTTGACTTCATATAAACTACCAGACATATCTCAAGATGATAGTGAAGGCACAGCTAAACAGGACAAATCAGGATATCTTGAAACATCCATAGACCACCCAGCACCTTTTCAACAAAACTTTCCCACTGCAAAGGTAGACAATAACCCACCACAAAACATTCCAAAACTATCcgttgatgatgatgatgaccttTTCAGAGTTCCACCACCAATGGATGAAGGTGTAGACGATGAAGATGAATACGGTGATTTTAGTCGAGGATATGACATTGATGATGTTACACACACACCTCCCCAAAATAcacaagaaaagaagaaaatttaCTCCATGTACGGCATGGAATTCACAACACAGTCTAAATCTTCAAAGGAGAAAACTCACAAAAAAACAGATTCTGATTCCTCAAATCAGTTTAATTTCGCCACTGACAGTTTACAATTTGACACTAAATTAAACAAAGGACTTAAACAAGAGGATACAAATTCTGTTTCGAGTTTAGAACTGCCGTTTTCTAAAAACATTCTGAATGTGAAGGACAGTGACTCAGTGTCTATTTCCAGCAATGAATTTGCTGCAGATTTCCCTCAAGTAAAGAGTTTACCAGACTCCAAATCTATTGACAGTTTAGATTTGAAGATTTCTGAACCAAAGTCTGGTGAAAGTAAATCTGCAGACAGTTCTGACATGGAGGAGAAATCAGAAAATGATGAACAGAAAGAAGAAACGGATGCAGAAAAAGTTACAGAAGAAATAACAAGCAAACAAG atgtAACTGGTTTTGGAGGACCTACCACTAAGCCTGTTCCATTGTTTGGGGACAGATACAGTGGAATCTTAGAGGACATAACA GGTTCTGACAAGTATGCATATGAATGGCAGAGGTGTTTAGAGAAttgttacaaaaatattaaagagGCTAATAACATATTTAACTCTATCAGCAGTTCTGGTGTTTGTAATGAGGTCATAAGGTCAGATCAAGGAACAGAATATGTACAAG GTATAGTGGAAATATACAGGATTGTTTGTAGAATAACAGTGGCCATGAAGTCAGCAG CTTTAAGTACAGACAAGCTAGGTCAGGTATTGAAGGATGTTGACCTTGTGTGGAACAACCTTGCTGCCTTTTTAGTAGGGGGTAATATTATG CCTGATGACAATGCGTTAAGTTTTAAGAACTGCCTTCTGAAGTCTGATGACGCTGCATCCCAGATGAGATCGTGTGGTGTATGTCTGTTAGATGTAGATGTCAAGAGTAAAGATTTTAACACAGAGGAGGAAGCTTCCAAGTTGACATATGGGGGGAGACAGTATCATGCTACATGTGCTAACTTTTGGGTGAACTGTGTCGATTCAATGTTACCTGCCCTGAAATTACCAGAATTGTTATGA